The genomic DNA actttgggaaaaaattaattttattgtaatgtttgaaaaatatatacgtatataaattaGCGTGAGAAAATTTCTGCcgctatgtatatgtatgtttttttcgcaaattatgtcaacatatgcatgtatgtatatgataaatttttatacatttgaacatataccacatattcttgcaaattcgtGGGACTTATAgcataataaaaactaatataaacaatacatacatacctactacttagttttagttttataaCCTTGAACTTGTGGATTGTGAGTGAAGCGATTGTTTGCCACACAAGTGTAGATGCAAATGCAAACATATAGAAATTAATAGAATACAACAATTAAGTgccttttgttattttttattatatgccaTTGCATGATTTGTAaagcaaaaacatttaaatatcaacaacaaccaTAATTGTTAGTTACtaactttataatttaaatctaaatacctaaatatatctattatatatattgtaaatttatgtatgtatgtatatgaataaaatGATGAACAACTATGAATGCGGCGGTTTTTTTTAAGCGTTTGTGCAAAGCAGTCTTTTAaacgcaaatttgaaaaaggaattttaaactcaaagtagaactattttctaatattttcactttttacacTTATAAGTAGATAAAAAGTCGTTAGAACGGCAATATACATTGCTAAACCATATTAATAAATTTCGCTAAAGCAACAGTTCTAGACCGAAATTAAAGTCGCCAGTAATAACCACAACAGAAAACCGAATTTACATCTCGCCAAGTGCTTTCACTTCAACAGCATTGTAGAATAATATGtgagaaatattttctttgctaTAATAACAATTACAAGACGTTCTGGAATCTAGCCTAActgctttttttattgttttatttttgagcACGTCAAACCGTGTACGTATGCataatagcaataaaaaatataaaaaattttaaatttaattttttaattaattttgcgtTTTGatggcaaaattttaattaataaaatttaataacctcaaaattttaactacctgacaaattcaattataaacattttaatttgcatAACTTAGTAATTGCTattagatattatttttttttttacattttttcttatagcaacgaactattttaattagaaatatttttgaagtcgGATTTATTGGTAATTTTGATAAGTaaacctgtttttttttaataaacataatttaGAACAGTATCTAATATATATTGCGTTTCCAATTGAAAATTGACATAATGTGAAGTAACAAAAAGTCTTCGAAAACTATTCGGATCTGAAAAAGTGAATTCTAacgtaaaaaatatcaaatataacgaaaatataaaatatatagctaGTTTGAGcattacatattacatattatattattttattaattacaaacgaataattaaaatcaaaactcacataattaaaaaatgttgaaggtTATGATATGTAaagacaaaaatttttaaataatttaaaaataaaattttacttttgcccAAACtcgctatatataatatttttagatattaGAAAGgttttaaaagtgaaaaaataagagcagtaaaagaaataaaaatacaacaaatctATAAtagtaagtaaaaataaaattataaatcatatttctatcaaaaaatataattaattttaataatgtaattaaattagtgaatttttattttattttattatataactatttttatttattttactattttatttatttaaccatttttttattttatatgtatattttttaaccgagttaaaactttaaatataaactttacaataaagcacatatgtatttgtaaaataacCCACTGTGCGACGCATGCTAACAACAATAGCGCGTGGTTAAGTTGCGCCCTACAGTTTCAACCAACACAGTTACGTGGCCAATGTAGTTCCGCAAAGCGAAAAACGAACTTCTTTAAAACAAATATCTGCTGAGTTATCAACGCCATGTTTCCTCCCCATTTGCCATACGTGCGATCGCAGTAAACAACTCGAAacagaaaattgtactttttggAGTTTTCGCAGCGTTCGTTTGTCGTGTGCCGCTTGTCACtcaacataattaaatatatagtaaaaacaAAGCGtaacaaaaaatctgcaaacaaaaaccgcaaaagcaacaacaacatatatagATATGCCGCAGAAAATGCACAATCTGCATTACTCATTTCTCAATTAGAATAATTCATTtcgtgttaaaaaataaaaagaaagtcaacagaaacataaaaataaaatgagaaaaatttaaaaggaaaattCATAAAGAAATTGTCTGAAAAGTTGAACTACAGCTaaagaattattttaataaacataattgCAATTTATTGTCACAGCTGCAGCACAACACGAAGAAACGCGTATACAAACGTTTGCCGGCGTAAGGCGTCAGTGAACGTGTGCATTCTGCTGTTGTGTTCTGCGCTAGAAAGTGTTAAAAGCCCTGGAAATTGCGAAAAGTCAACAGCAGCGTGTGCAGTTGCAGAGAAACGTTGAAAGAATGTTTCAAATATAAAACCTGAATTCGTACTCGAACGCGCGCCGTAACCGATCTGTTCTATTCATAAAGTGTCCTTAATTAGTGAACTTGAAGTTATCACCCTTGTGATTTATGtgaaatatttgcaaaagcAGCAAAATACCACAGCAAGCGCTTCATTACAACATTATGCTGCATTTTGAACGATTTCACTTTTTACCGTTACGGAGCGTGATTGTCATCCTGCTTTTGCTCGTCTACGCAACACAAAGAATCTGTGCTGATAATAGTCTCGCCGTCAACCGATCCGGTATGTAGTAatgtttataaagaaaatatgtttattttttcgaaaatacttttttaattttttgtttcgctAATAATTATCACTTTTGTGGGTCAACAATTAATACATTcagatatataattataaaaagccCATTTAAAACGCAGTTAAATGgcaaaatgtgtaaatataaatatctcgatATATAAGGTGATCCATATGGTGCTTATATTGAAAGACAAATTCAAAAAGGTGCAAAATGTGTTAGTTGTTTTCGTTTTAATATCGGTctctattagaaaaaaaatcagaGTGAGCGGCGCACAGTAGCGCGTTACTTAACTCCTATCCTCAAAACTTGGTGACGGTCAATCCAATTTATCCTGAATCCCACAAAATAAGCCAGACAGTATCGAATCGCATTTCACtgaggtaaaattttttttgtgaaggtATAAAAATGTGTCATGGTGCGCTTCTTGCTGATACCAGATATTGGCACGTCATCTCTACCTATTATggttttctaaaatattagAAACTGCCTTCGTAGTGCTTACTTTCTACCGAAACTGGCAACGAAaccattttcattaaataaattaactaagTAACTGTATGAAATTGTTATGTCTATTTGTTATTTAAGggagtattctagtctagagacatgaaGTTTAGGTCActtttaaagtgtcgtaaaaaaggcataaatatttttattatggaTTTTTTgccagttatttattaatgttacaagagtacagaaaaaaattaaaagaaaagtaaaaaatttaaaaaaactggcaGCTAATGTAATGGAGgttctcaaaaaattggcacatgagcataccaatgatttcaaccctcctcggcagctgaaataaaaaaatcaatctagcgataagtaaaaatggcgactgtttgaaaaacaccgattttttttaattgctagtattatttaaaaatagtaaaagttgAAATTTGGGGAGGAGGCTAGTTCATAGAGTTCTATAAGAAAgattatctaaaaattttaagtaaatcggTCCAGTCGAACTCGAGAAATCGTCGGTATCGTATGGAAAAAGTCTGGTCTAagtaaaacgcatttaaagtttcgcgtaaagtcttttgtgcgtttagacccagccgaaccggtttggaggccgggtcagtaaaacccacttaattttaaaaaacactACATGAACCACGCTTTGTATACTCAGTATAAAATGTTGATTAAAGAGTTATTATTAtagagatttattttttttttgagtctacagacatttgaaaatttttttatttatttattttattatatattatttttattatgccTTAAACTAATTAGTATTAGAATTATGGAGCGACTGTTGAGTATTAATATCAGAAAGTGGGGATGCCTAAGTGTAATCATGTCCTTCTGGTGTATGTATTGGTCCAAATGTCTTGTTACCGACACCAAATTTTATAGATATCTAACCAAATGTTGGTAATATATCgattttcataatcaaaatctGTCAGAACAGGCTGGGATTTCAAAAATTAAGGACCGTGGTTTTTTTCCCTTGTTTATTTAGTTATATCATAACCTAGCACAAGTATATAGAAGttgcataagtataaaaaaaattccccaAAGTTTTATGAACAATACTTTGACCGGACACAAATTTGGTATCGTTGCAATTCGCaattgatttcaaaaattttagtacCCATACTAACATAaatgattataaaaattatttacataattctTTAATCATTACAACTTCAATTAGCATAACATCGCCCACTTTTCGAAAACTGCTAGACCAAATCCGCCGAAACTTGTTATACATAGTATATCTCTGATTCTCTGCTTACAGTTCCCGCCTGTAAATTGCCACCGATGCCTTTGCTCTGCGACAATAAGCTGCTCCGTTACGCCTACAATGCCGCCACCGGAAATTGTGTGAGCCTCTATACCAGCGGCTGTGCTACAAATACAATGACGAAACATTTTCTCACCTTCGAGGAATGTCGACGCGATAATATGCCAATAATGCGCTATTAAATGTTGTAGCATGCCTAAACGCCAGTTTTAGTAGCTATGAAATAATAAAGGAATCATTCAGAGTTgtaaaaatgcttttaatttgatacgcacacaaacatatgcatatttatattttaatattattttaaatattacgaataataattatttttaagtaattagtGTTTGCTTTTTACTCTTGGtaggtatttattttaatataaaaaatattatttactttttatttaacatgacaccagagaatgttaatgcagagaatattaataaataataattaattaatattaataaatattctctTTCTAAAGAAtgttattcattaacattctctgtttgCATACTGTACCAATTTCCACTGCGTACTGTACATATGCTCGTCACAGTAGTTGGTGTCTGAGATTTTCACATTTTCTGTTTGTACTGTACATGCGATCATGGTGGTTGGCGCCTAGGCTAAATTTAGTTGGCTGCTTGCTGGAATTTCTGGGCGATTGGTGGAAATCGTGAAATTGTAGCATTGACGGCGATCACCTCAACCAGCCAAGGTgaccagaaaaaaaatttcattttattttgaaatttatgcaaataaccaaaattaactaaaataacaAGTATGCAacttctcaaaaatattataaaaaataaaacaaaagttatttatgcataattaatactttatttatttattgttcataatattagtatatatttttaaataaatatattttaaacataaattaaatattttaatgctttttaaTCTGAGCACTCAACATAGGCAGTTGTTATCTATGATATACAATATCTTCAGATTTCTTTTCACATTTAAAGCTTCTTAGTTGTTGTCTTAGTACTACTCGAATCAGTAAGCATTTACTCTCAGATTTATTGAGATTTCACGCTCTTTTTTCAAGAATGTAAGTATTGATGGAGCCACCACAACTGAGAAGAAAGGCTTGACCAACTAGGTTAAACATAGTGATAAGACCACAGatcgaaaaatgaaaaatgatgtCATCAAAAACAGATATTCAAGTATGAAGAGCATCTTTGGTTCTTTTCTAATGCATCATCATCATTTatctaaaaatgtattaaataaaaaacaaacgtATTTACtttgattaaattattttacaaaaccaaacaattatttaatttagaaGTAGTTGGTATGTATATTAGGTGGATCAAAAAAACGAATCCTTTTTTTGCTTCATACTCTAAAAATTTGGTTGATAGATACCTCTAAGAAAGATTCTTCAAGTATCAGCTCTTatttgtaacgggaaggtcctccgcctaacggctttccatttttttttcatatctcccttccaactacttgaaaacatatttcgttttGTCGATTTCGTAGTAAATTCAATGCTCTATAAAATGATCTCTTACGGTTTTTCCAGTAAACCTCACCTATGTTCTGCGATTATTTACACGGCAATTTAGATGTTTTATGAAAACCCAAAGGATTATTTCGGATGAACACGCACTTCACAAGTGTAAACTCATAAAACCCATATTCTAAGGTGAAAACGTTGACCTTCGATTATCTTTGCAGATATCACGGACAACGacgaataaatcaaaaaatatgtatattttttgaacCAATTTAAGCAAAAATGATGCTTTAAAGCCGTTGTATCTATGTGACACTAAGTACGACCTGTTGttgttggtctaaagaatttggTTAGTGGTAAGAAGTTATGGTTTACTGTACAGGGCATAACTGAGACCAGCGATTAATTTACGGATTTATTACTTCgaagaattataaaaattacatacactggtaaacaaaaataaactttttatgttttataaagtTTCTAAACTGtttttttggttgaaattgttGTACTAATTCGACGTCGCTGATTTCAAAACTACCCTCAGTTTCCTACTAACAGCTCTAGTTTAAGTGATACTGGTACTATCAGTAATATATTTCCGAAACTGAGCACAGAACAAATTAAAGCTGGTATTTTTGCCGGTTCTCAAATTAGGGAACTAATAAAGGAGCGACATTTTGCTAATTGTTTAACAGATAAGGATAAATCTGCAATGCtgtttgaatttatttgggttgtgcaaaatttcttaggaaataAAAAGTCTCCAGACTACAGCTCATGCTGCACTTCCAGAGACTAAGATCTTTCTACCACTTCCCAGAAAATTTAGGCGACTTAAGCGAAGAACAAGGAGAACGCTTTCATCAGGATATTCGCACTATGAAAGAGCGATACCAGGGTATGGCTATCGATTatgaacaactatagcatatgaAATACAAACTGACTAACCTcaagcaagttcttgtatggacaaACTTTTcacttgacaagatattttcacaaaatttagcatagattatgCTCTAACTCAAGGCTATAAACTCCGAACTTATTGTTCAAATTATACCACTATATCGTACAGCTGCCAAACAATTTGAcctataaaagtaaatataaatattttaatgctatTTTATGCTGTAAGAACTGCAACTGTGAAcgtttttcttattaatttattgtcTCTCACTTTCTCTAGCTACTAACATGCAGTAACTATAACAACTCCGGTGAAGTGGTTCTTGAAGTGCCTCACATAGTATGTATGCTGTGTGTACTTTCCTTAAAGAGTAAAAGTGTTTCACCTCTTTGCCTTTGCTGTCCATCAACACaatcgtatatacatacatagttgtgTTTAATTAGGCGCTAATTAGTTGCAGTCAATTACAATGCGCttgataaatatataactgCATGTAGTCAACTATAGATCATTGCAAATCtgtacaaattttatattgagaACGCATTTACAGTTACAATTAACACAATTGTTAGAATGGGAATTTCCAGAACTATTAACTTCTGCTAatttttgttgataatttttacaatatattttatctaACAAGCTACTGAGTCATTTGGCATATAGAAAATGACACATACGATATATACTAAGTTAGAATATATGTGGAATATATTACCTAATACAATTTATACCCCATAGGCCAATTTAGACTAAGGAAACTGAAATGAGAAAACTCTTTCTTCGGGAAAGAACAATTCAGAGTCTGTAGATTGATCTAAGAGCAAGTAACTAAAACGAAGTGCAGTTATCATGTTTGTGCTTGCTTGAAATCGAGCTTTTTAAATTTACGCGGGTTTTAATAgaagatattttattatatatacaggttagttgaaaagctctcaccaagaaatagcactattagctccaaatttttttcttttcaagttggtacatctgtacACATGCAAAGTTAAAAGTCATACTGTCAATTAATCTTTTGTTTGCAAgccatttgattttttaatgtggaaaaaaatgaatatcgaacaattgttagaagtatagtagaagtcctcaccttcaaaacgcaccgttaaattttgggctggtgaatttaaacgtggctGTGCTCGGcgtgaagacgatccacgcgaaggacaaccaaaaaccgcaaccacaccagaaatcattgagcaagttcataatattgttagtaatATTGTCAGCTCAAAAGCGGGTGAAGTCACAACAgttcagcaaagaaggttatggcatccgttttttgggatgcaaaagatatttttttgattgattgtCTGCAgaaggttaaaaaaaatcaactctgaatacTATGGCAGCCTTTTgcatcagctggatgaaaaaattcgtgagaaaagacaaaaaaatcatttttcatcaagacaatgcacctgctcgcAAAAGAGTTTTAACAATGACagaattcaacgaattaaagtaggaattgcttgagcatccaccgtattcaccagatttggctcccagcgactactaagtcttcagaaacctgaaacaattccttcgtggcaagcatttttcgtcgaatgaagaagctattacagccctAGACGGGTATATTGCAGAGCTTCCGAAAAGGCAtcatagggatggcataaaattattggaggatcattggaataagtgtattgaagttaagagagtttatgttgaataaaaaaatatatttcgtaccaaaaacagtagtTTTTTAACTAacctattaattatttatattatgaacCCCACCTATTCTCGTTTAATTATACGGCAAATAGTGAAAGCCATAACTAATGTAGTGGTATAGGCTTAAATTGTCTGTACTTACATCGCACATCGGGCCACATATCCTATCAAGACCTAAATACCTATTAAAATAGGTATTAACTcattaaaacacaaaattataCTTCGTTTAGCTCGGATTTGCCAACAAGTATAACTACAATTAGTTCAAATTTACTTTGTAATATGTTAATAACTCATTAAGTACTTTTGATTTACTCAACCCAAACGTTTCACTAGTTAATTCAccaatttgtttaaattatcatacataaatgtatttatcgaaaactttttaaagcaataaatattctGTTTTTGTATAGATTATACTTCTCAGTAAAACTTCATACTAGGCTTGTCGAACAGTTGTTTCAGATACTCCCGTCAGTTTTTTAAGGgtgataatatttattttatatatattatacatgtttgcattacttgtttaattttctTTAGAAAACTCAATGTATTCTCAAAACGCGATTCAATTTCTAAAACGTACTGAACTCTTAATTAGCAGTTCTATTTTCACATTTAGTAGACC from Bactrocera oleae isolate idBacOlea1 chromosome 3, idBacOlea1, whole genome shotgun sequence includes the following:
- the LOC106617649 gene encoding uncharacterized protein gives rise to the protein MLHFERFHFLPLRSVIVILLLLVYATQRICADNSLAVNRSVPACKLPPMPLLCDNKLLRYAYNAATGNCVSLYTSGCATNTMTKHFLTFEECRRDNMPIMRY